One window of Candidatus Regiella endosymbiont of Tuberolachnus salignus genomic DNA carries:
- the secE gene encoding preprotein translocase subunit SecE: MSVNTEAQCSRSGMETIKWLSVAILLVAAIVGNYYYRDVSLPLRALAVVIIIALAGALALITVKGRASVAFAREARTEMRKVIWPTRQEALQTTLIVAVVTAVMSLILWGLDGILIRLVSFITGLRF, from the coding sequence ATGAGTGTGAACACAGAAGCTCAATGTAGCCGTAGTGGGATGGAAACTATTAAATGGCTATCCGTTGCTATATTACTGGTTGCTGCTATTGTTGGTAATTATTATTATCGTGACGTTTCTCTTCCGTTGCGTGCCTTGGCTGTAGTAATTATCATTGCTCTTGCTGGCGCGTTAGCTTTAATTACAGTGAAAGGTAGAGCGAGTGTTGCATTTGCTCGTGAAGCACGTACTGAAATGCGTAAGGTAATTTGGCCAACGCGTCAGGAAGCACTGCAAACTACGTTAATCGTTGCAGTGGTCACTGCCGTGATGTCACTTATCCTTTGGGGGCTTGATGGTATTCTTATCCGCTTAGTCTCATTTATTACTGGCTTGAGGTTTTAA
- a CDS encoding winged helix-turn-helix domain-containing protein: MDKIFIGEVSFCQKIRTIEQDGREIKLRNKESEMLKLLCENYPEPVSRRKIEQSIWAGSYVTENTLTQTISNLRNAIDDKKHELILTIPKKGYCLAVEPKMINFDSIKISEKPTSIVKKSTEKLNAKGFSFFTWLIGIGIFLFVFYFTYLFFLIEIRLIFFLCNRKIYLF; the protein is encoded by the coding sequence ATGGATAAAATATTTATTGGAGAAGTTTCTTTTTGTCAGAAAATTCGTACGATTGAACAAGATGGCAGAGAAATAAAACTGAGAAATAAAGAATCAGAAATGCTTAAGCTGCTTTGTGAAAACTATCCAGAACCCGTTTCGCGCAGAAAAATAGAACAATCTATCTGGGCTGGAAGTTACGTTACTGAAAATACATTAACACAAACAATTAGTAATTTACGTAATGCTATCGATGATAAAAAACACGAGCTTATTCTTACTATTCCGAAAAAAGGTTACTGTCTAGCAGTAGAGCCAAAAATGATCAATTTTGATTCGATAAAAATATCAGAAAAGCCTACAAGTATAGTTAAAAAATCAACAGAAAAATTAAATGCTAAAGGGTTCTCTTTTTTTACATGGCTGATCGGTATTGGAATTTTTTTGTTTGTATTTTATTTTACATACCTATTTTTTTTAATAGAAATCAGATTAATATTTTTTCTCTGCAATCGCAAAATCTACCTATTTTGA
- a CDS encoding A24 family peptidase: MIEWNSYLCFIFLSIFGLCIGNFLNVIIHRVPIILGDQWNEKNDDVKKEKYNLFIPGSSCPHCHEKILLIYNIPILGWLYLKGKSRCCNNNINLRYPTVETLTAIITVFIMIEHGSIWLNIAALILAWSLIVLAFIDLDKKILPDCITLPLLWCGLLINVKSMFTPLPSAVIGAVVGYLFFWLAYWLIKALTGKKGMGYGDFKLMAALGAWFGWEIIPFLTFISSFLGIIGYISLRFFRKKTSKSIAFGPCLAMSGIISIFFHKNFNYFLY, translated from the coding sequence ATGATTGAATGGAATTCTTATCTGTGTTTTATTTTTTTATCTATTTTTGGATTATGTATTGGTAACTTTTTAAATGTTATAATACACCGAGTTCCTATTATTTTAGGTGATCAATGGAATGAAAAAAACGATGATGTAAAAAAAGAAAAATATAACCTATTTATTCCCGGATCATCATGTCCTCACTGCCATGAAAAAATATTACTCATATATAATATACCTATTTTAGGATGGTTATATTTAAAGGGAAAGAGTCGATGCTGTAATAATAATATTAATTTACGTTATCCTACAGTAGAGACGCTGACAGCCATAATTACAGTTTTTATTATGATTGAACATGGCAGTATATGGCTAAACATCGCCGCATTAATTTTAGCTTGGTCATTAATTGTACTGGCATTTATTGATTTAGATAAAAAAATTTTACCTGATTGCATCACATTACCTCTGCTTTGGTGTGGTCTGTTAATAAATGTAAAGAGTATGTTTACACCTTTGCCTTCAGCTGTAATAGGAGCAGTCGTTGGATATCTATTTTTTTGGTTAGCTTATTGGTTAATAAAAGCACTAACAGGAAAAAAAGGTATGGGATATGGTGATTTTAAATTAATGGCTGCGCTTGGAGCATGGTTTGGTTGGGAGATTATTCCATTTTTAACATTTATCTCTTCTTTTTTAGGTATCATTGGATATATTTCATTAAGGTTTTTTAGAAAAAAAACAAGTAAATCAATTGCATTTGGTCCCTGTTTGGCTATGTCTGGAATAATATCTATATTTTTTCATAAAAATTTCAATTATTTTTTATACTGA
- a CDS encoding prepilin-type N-terminal cleavage/methylation domain-containing protein, with the protein MMRYARSYSFTLLEMLLVIAIFSMINIATYQILRTIFKNKKVF; encoded by the coding sequence ATGATGAGATATGCTCGTTCATATAGTTTTACTCTATTGGAGATGTTACTAGTAATAGCTATTTTTTCAATGATAAATATAGCGACTTATCAAATATTGCGAACTATATTCAAAAATAAAAAAGTATTTTAA